One genomic window of Mucilaginibacter sp. SJ includes the following:
- a CDS encoding heparinase II/III family protein: MTKLVLSGLWLWLFTIIPVKAQQIDLSGVNVKGHPRLLADENNGRDRLNALIKKEDWAAQTFNRIRADADTYVSRCQSDSSWMVSRLQMYWKQHATDVFIKNGIYAYATGHAPVPTVRFTGTRDAATQYMRPKLEDIKPYMDEDGKLYLQNGTVPGKPWEWVEQSKTGRIIESVNIEIIEKARNAAMLYWLTGDEKYAAFAYPILNTYITGMGYRNEPVDLNHGHDQTLVGLSAFEVIHEDVLEPLTAGYDFLFPYIKKHHPEKLPIYAVTFKKWADIIIKNGVPFNNWDLIEAKFVADIAIVLENDNQYADKKGCQYYLDQILNKTYTRQWSLTTLLKGYDPVTAIWGECPGYSQNVIADFTGFVNLFDRTLHTDLIKQIPVLPKAVLAYAQYLYPNGYIVGFGDTHYGKLRTDAISDLIRNARVNNKPVQEAIYSRMLKTINGIGQNEGTETAARPTGFNALFGNSPITIADTVKAGTPGDYLTATFWSPNVSWIVQRNCLDVNTGLMISQVGSSGNHMHANGIAMELYGKGIVLAPEGGIGGSYFQTDYAEYYSQFPAHNTVVVDGISSYPVMKSNHPLKLNACYPQSAQKAGYFKGITFSDVSFLEPETNADQNRLMSIIRTGDSTGYYVDIFKSRRKDGKDKSHDYIYHNLGQQVTLSDNNNKLLEIRPTEKLTFANTELVGYDYFYDKKSIRTEHDFKARFSLEIPGKENIFMNMWMKGYAGREVFSVKAPPSKAWRKNEMIPDSIANMPLPTVVVRQTGEAWSKPFAAIYEPSGVANNGTSMRSIGSFGNEPGFTGLIVNNKSGRNDYIFAHAETRQVGLEDMQFKGLYGVISVTGNKLLHLFLGKGVSIAKSGYGLSSVQPVSAALRVEKDKLYFTADRTVKLYLPANLLSAQHNITLNKVTIKGEPVNQSGNKQWCFNMPASADAEIVLK; the protein is encoded by the coding sequence ATGACCAAACTTGTTTTATCAGGTTTGTGGCTATGGTTATTTACTATTATCCCTGTAAAGGCGCAACAGATAGATTTATCAGGAGTAAATGTAAAAGGGCATCCGCGTTTGCTTGCAGACGAAAACAACGGCAGGGACAGGCTTAATGCACTTATAAAAAAAGAGGATTGGGCGGCACAAACTTTCAACAGGATCCGGGCTGATGCAGATACTTACGTTTCCCGCTGTCAATCTGATAGCTCATGGATGGTGTCGAGATTGCAGATGTACTGGAAACAGCACGCTACTGATGTTTTTATTAAAAATGGCATTTATGCTTATGCAACCGGTCATGCACCTGTGCCCACCGTAAGGTTTACCGGAACGCGGGACGCAGCAACTCAATACATGCGTCCGAAGCTGGAGGACATCAAACCTTATATGGATGAAGATGGAAAACTGTACCTGCAAAACGGAACTGTGCCCGGCAAACCCTGGGAATGGGTGGAGCAGTCGAAAACCGGAAGGATCATCGAGTCGGTTAACATCGAGATCATTGAAAAGGCCCGGAACGCGGCAATGCTTTATTGGCTTACCGGTGATGAAAAGTATGCTGCGTTTGCCTATCCCATTCTGAACACTTATATAACAGGGATGGGGTACCGAAACGAACCGGTTGATCTTAATCATGGCCATGATCAAACGCTTGTGGGGTTATCAGCTTTTGAAGTGATCCATGAAGATGTATTGGAACCCTTAACTGCCGGTTATGATTTCCTTTTCCCGTATATCAAAAAACATCACCCCGAAAAGCTGCCAATATATGCCGTTACCTTTAAAAAATGGGCCGACATCATTATTAAAAATGGTGTGCCTTTTAATAACTGGGATTTAATAGAAGCCAAATTTGTAGCAGATATTGCCATTGTTCTTGAAAATGATAACCAATATGCCGATAAAAAAGGCTGCCAATACTATCTGGACCAGATCCTTAATAAAACCTATACCCGCCAATGGAGTTTGACCACGTTACTCAAAGGTTATGACCCGGTGACAGCCATCTGGGGCGAGTGCCCCGGCTATTCCCAGAACGTGATTGCTGATTTTACAGGCTTTGTAAACCTTTTTGACCGTACGTTGCATACCGATCTCATCAAACAAATACCGGTTTTGCCAAAAGCTGTACTTGCTTACGCGCAGTATTTGTACCCTAACGGTTATATTGTTGGTTTCGGCGATACCCATTACGGAAAACTTCGAACAGATGCCATATCTGATCTGATCCGCAATGCCCGTGTAAACAACAAGCCGGTCCAGGAGGCTATTTACAGCCGGATGCTAAAAACAATTAATGGCATAGGGCAAAATGAGGGAACTGAAACAGCCGCACGCCCAACCGGTTTTAACGCGCTGTTTGGTAACTCGCCTATTACTATTGCCGACACTGTTAAAGCAGGCACACCGGGCGATTATCTAACGGCAACGTTCTGGTCGCCCAATGTAAGCTGGATAGTACAGCGTAACTGCCTGGATGTAAATACGGGGTTGATGATTTCGCAGGTTGGTTCAAGTGGTAACCATATGCATGCTAACGGTATCGCTATGGAGCTTTATGGAAAAGGGATAGTACTTGCACCGGAGGGAGGTATTGGCGGGAGCTATTTCCAGACTGACTATGCCGAATATTACTCACAGTTTCCGGCGCATAACACCGTGGTAGTTGATGGTATTTCGTCATACCCGGTTATGAAAAGCAATCATCCCTTAAAACTCAATGCCTGCTACCCGCAGTCGGCCCAAAAAGCGGGCTATTTTAAAGGTATCACATTTTCGGATGTTTCCTTTCTTGAGCCCGAAACCAATGCCGATCAAAACCGGCTGATGAGTATTATCCGCACCGGCGATTCAACGGGATATTATGTAGATATCTTTAAATCAAGGCGTAAAGACGGGAAGGATAAATCGCACGATTATATCTACCATAACCTTGGGCAGCAGGTTACTTTATCTGATAATAATAATAAACTGCTGGAGATCCGTCCAACAGAGAAACTTACGTTCGCCAATACGGAACTGGTAGGTTATGATTATTTCTACGATAAAAAATCGATCCGTACCGAACATGATTTTAAAGCACGTTTCAGTTTAGAGATCCCCGGCAAAGAAAACATATTTATGAATATGTGGATGAAAGGTTATGCCGGCAGAGAGGTATTCAGCGTGAAGGCGCCGCCATCAAAAGCCTGGCGCAAAAATGAAATGATACCGGATAGTATTGCCAATATGCCGCTACCTACAGTTGTTGTACGCCAGACAGGCGAAGCATGGAGCAAGCCTTTTGCTGCCATTTACGAGCCATCGGGCGTTGCAAATAACGGAACATCCATGAGGAGTATAGGCTCGTTTGGTAATGAGCCAGGATTTACCGGATTAATTGTCAATAACAAATCCGGGCGGAATGATTACATATTTGCACACGCCGAAACCCGGCAGGTTGGTTTAGAAGATATGCAATTTAAGGGTTTATATGGGGTGATCAGCGTCACGGGTAATAAGCTTCTTCATCTGTTTTTAGGTAAAGGCGTAAGTATAGCTAAAAGCGGCTACGGTTTATCATCTGTGCAGCCGGTATCAGCTGCGTTACGGGTTGAGAAAGATAAATTGTATTTCACTGCTGATCGGACGGTGAAACTTTATTTGCCGGCTAACCTGTTGTCTGCACAGCATAACATTACACTAAATAAGGTGACCATAAAAGGCGAGCCCGTAAATCAAAGCGGTAATAAGCAATGGTGTTTTAATATGCCCGCAAGTGCCGATGCCGAAATTGTATTGAAATAG
- a CDS encoding alginate lyase family protein, whose translation MRKALFYACIIMLATFIGCSKEKKGLASANTTDESKNGKLKTSTIDFIHPGTVLTKPQMQYAYAQAMANVEPYKTTFANFQSNYATFLSSSYAPHAHAQVGRNLYKSDYENDAMAMFVNGVMWNMTGQTQYADKVIQLLDAWASTCTSIQYPDNDWQLCNGYGLHFMIYGADMVYNYSGLTSAKKTSYKNLFKIFYNYYAAYATTYSKTAPFVVAGWPSWGSSAGKFIMAYGIFCESQTAYNLSLEYFNRTAANGADNGTNVTAFLSTGQPVEGGRDQYYTQLCLASFLEWAQMAYNQGDKSLYDARSGVIGKAMEYTAKYNLGNSVTWDPVTPATPIWQVTPPIAAISSSNRGNYRPIWYMAYNYYHRYRGLSMPYTEQVMAGQVNEGTTATITDEVGYGSLFYCNTSQTVVAPSYTWNGIY comes from the coding sequence ATGAGAAAAGCTTTGTTTTATGCATGTATTATTATGCTTGCAACGTTTATCGGTTGCTCTAAAGAAAAAAAAGGCCTGGCATCAGCTAATACAACTGATGAGTCAAAAAATGGCAAGTTGAAAACTTCAACGATCGATTTTATACATCCGGGAACGGTATTAACCAAACCGCAAATGCAGTACGCTTATGCCCAGGCCATGGCTAATGTGGAACCCTACAAAACAACCTTTGCTAACTTTCAAAGCAACTATGCTACATTTTTATCCAGTAGTTATGCGCCACATGCGCACGCCCAGGTAGGCCGTAATTTATATAAGAGTGACTACGAAAATGATGCGATGGCTATGTTCGTCAACGGAGTAATGTGGAATATGACAGGGCAAACCCAATATGCAGATAAGGTTATTCAACTGCTTGACGCATGGGCATCAACCTGTACGTCTATTCAATATCCTGACAATGACTGGCAATTATGTAATGGTTACGGCTTGCATTTTATGATTTATGGGGCAGATATGGTTTACAACTATTCTGGTCTTACCTCAGCAAAGAAGACCAGCTATAAAAACCTCTTCAAGATATTTTATAATTACTATGCTGCGTACGCTACAACGTATAGCAAAACAGCGCCCTTTGTGGTGGCTGGGTGGCCATCATGGGGATCAAGCGCAGGTAAATTTATAATGGCATACGGTATTTTCTGCGAGAGCCAGACAGCATATAACCTTTCCCTGGAGTATTTTAACAGAACTGCCGCTAATGGTGCCGATAATGGTACAAACGTAACTGCATTTTTATCTACAGGTCAGCCGGTTGAAGGTGGCCGTGATCAATATTATACGCAATTATGTTTAGCCAGTTTCCTTGAGTGGGCTCAGATGGCTTACAACCAGGGCGATAAGTCACTTTATGATGCGCGCAGCGGGGTGATTGGCAAGGCTATGGAATATACAGCTAAGTATAACCTTGGCAACAGCGTGACCTGGGACCCTGTAACCCCCGCAACGCCGATATGGCAGGTTACACCTCCAATTGCTGCTATTTCATCATCTAATCGTGGTAATTATCGGCCTATCTGGTATATGGCCTACAATTACTACCATCGCTACAGGGGACTGAGCATGCCCTATACTGAGCAGGTGATGGCAGGTCAGGTAAACGAAGGTACGACAGCGACAATCACAGATGAGGTTGGATATGGTAGCTTATTCTACTGCAACACCTCACAAACAGTGGTTGCGCCTTCCTATACCTGGAATGGCATTTATTGA
- a CDS encoding GNAT family N-acetyltransferase — translation MIKAVATDKDLIVEILSGSFNDNPSVNYIIRQDSKRLKRIAALMDYSFEMCLMFGKVWLSDNRKACALTLYPQDKRITLKAIWLDVKLILHAIGVRRIKTVLHREARIKEKQLKQPMIYLWFIGVDPAEQHKGTGSGLLNEVINLADEKGLPVFLETSVLQNLLWYKHFGFTIYDQLEFTYTLYFLKK, via the coding sequence ATGATTAAAGCTGTAGCTACTGACAAAGATTTAATTGTAGAAATACTTAGCGGTTCATTTAATGACAATCCAAGTGTCAATTATATTATTCGCCAGGACAGTAAGCGATTAAAACGAATCGCTGCCTTGATGGATTACTCTTTTGAAATGTGTCTGATGTTCGGAAAGGTCTGGCTATCAGATAACCGAAAAGCCTGTGCCCTTACCTTGTATCCGCAGGATAAGCGAATAACATTAAAAGCAATCTGGCTTGATGTGAAGCTTATACTTCATGCTATTGGCGTAAGGAGGATAAAAACAGTCTTGCATCGGGAAGCCCGAATCAAAGAAAAACAGCTAAAACAGCCTATGATTTATCTCTGGTTTATAGGCGTTGACCCAGCCGAACAGCATAAGGGAACTGGCAGCGGGCTTCTTAACGAGGTTATAAATCTTGCTGACGAAAAGGGCTTGCCGGTTTTCCTCGAAACTTCTGTGCTGCAAAATTTACTATGGTATAAACATTTCGGCTTTACCATATATGATCAATTGGAATTTACCTACACTTTGTATTTTTTAAAAAAGTAG
- a CDS encoding SGNH/GDSL hydrolase family protein, whose product MIDLIKAKSPNTGICVQSVFPTDIDSLENKIVKYNKEARNICVMSGVNFVDLYSEFLRYNKIDADLTIEGTHLSDVGISIGGGC is encoded by the coding sequence ATGATAGATTTGATAAAGGCCAAATCTCCTAATACAGGTATTTGTGTACAGTCTGTTTTCCCAACCGATATTGATAGCCTGGAGAATAAAATCGTTAAGTACAACAAAGAAGCCAGGAATATTTGTGTAATGAGCGGTGTAAACTTTGTTGACCTTTATTCCGAATTTCTGCGATATAACAAGATAGATGCTGATCTGACAATTGAAGGCACCCATTTGTCAGACGTCGGTATTTCCATTGGCGGCGGCTGTTAG
- a CDS encoding Hint domain-containing protein, whose product MPNYLQLEEQLAENLINSIGTGTVIPGTARPAAVDPGSDTLKALVYGLIDAMPFFGSIDWENAHRGALSNLMAVNMPNNDISPQPDDSGPWYAYYRTSYTYKGPYSGYRDAFFSGLAQSAAASAVLSGVTKVNSGMNGAWWGNYCVTALSDAIRLSLSAGLDTGKLSGDLSAHNSTFMPALSASYLAVFATGYSPTTAALNAITPAQFQQAALILDQGIVSGEFTANINESLAMGGDSATAATWFLFNLWIALSSLGVQDVDTKIAGYQQAGLNVPVQVGPGEWWNGGYTAWFAPISGADFQQLAASGISASMPENTMTMYSGSTFPSYGSTNAGNGYSNSLCFWGSLAWYVPSSGSCFSKDTLVIMADGSHRMMKDIRIGEEVMTDKGARKVVLIEQPKLHGRRLYQINHLQLKVTASHPFLQAAADGPAYAAIDPWGLLDGTPTIGPKGAGKLAVGTLLAGHNGSRHQTISVERITTVEAAQHDDTEVVYDLLLQNWERDHPCYYVGGPDTFLAVEAETADPLYDPLITATVVSSIQMLMDASRESLGNPYIELPAIFNQIDFDDVVNKAKASGRVHAGGKTKERLSIPKPEFYMQNGKWDHHASLLEYYIVKMFGRRIEKALHAGWRHDSLPNYPGGHLMACVYSIELLGDILAGSKNLSIIAEYKAANTHETKKPDPIVIPMGEKPVWKHHVNETVKLGRLLPSAKEGILTLSLTANGSELGQCRIACRHDHQNQPKAAHLLFDKSGAVIGRLFADMTVQTGTDVYLERQAKNNWQKINKESLAVALGKQLAYNTLAGMAAVRSI is encoded by the coding sequence ATGCCTAACTATCTACAATTAGAGGAACAGCTGGCTGAAAACCTCATCAATTCTATTGGCACCGGTACGGTTATTCCAGGGACTGCCCGGCCCGCAGCAGTGGATCCCGGTTCAGACACCCTGAAGGCGCTGGTATATGGCCTGATTGATGCCATGCCTTTTTTCGGCAGCATTGATTGGGAGAACGCGCACAGGGGTGCATTAAGTAACCTGATGGCCGTCAACATGCCTAACAATGATATCTCGCCACAACCGGACGACTCGGGGCCCTGGTATGCCTATTACCGGACATCTTATACCTACAAGGGTCCCTATTCAGGTTATCGGGATGCCTTTTTCAGCGGTCTGGCCCAGTCTGCTGCTGCATCGGCGGTACTTTCGGGTGTTACAAAGGTCAATTCCGGAATGAACGGGGCCTGGTGGGGGAATTATTGTGTTACAGCATTGAGCGATGCCATACGGCTTAGCCTATCTGCAGGTCTGGATACGGGTAAGCTATCCGGCGACCTGAGTGCTCATAACAGTACCTTTATGCCTGCGCTTTCTGCAAGTTACCTTGCGGTGTTCGCCACAGGCTATTCGCCGACAACTGCGGCACTGAATGCCATTACCCCGGCCCAGTTTCAACAGGCAGCACTGATACTTGACCAAGGCATTGTTTCCGGGGAATTTACGGCCAATATCAACGAGTCCCTGGCCATGGGAGGTGATAGTGCTACTGCAGCCACCTGGTTTCTTTTTAACTTATGGATCGCACTTTCTTCACTTGGGGTTCAGGACGTAGACACCAAAATAGCCGGCTATCAGCAGGCAGGATTAAATGTTCCGGTTCAGGTCGGACCGGGAGAATGGTGGAACGGCGGTTATACTGCCTGGTTTGCGCCAATATCGGGTGCTGATTTTCAACAATTGGCGGCATCAGGCATCAGTGCCTCCATGCCCGAAAATACGATGACCATGTATTCAGGCAGTACTTTTCCTTCTTACGGAAGTACCAATGCAGGGAATGGATACAGTAACAGCCTTTGCTTTTGGGGATCGCTGGCCTGGTACGTGCCCAGCAGTGGCAGCTGTTTCAGTAAAGACACGCTGGTGATCATGGCCGACGGCAGTCACAGGATGATGAAGGATATCCGGATAGGAGAAGAAGTCATGACGGACAAAGGCGCCAGGAAAGTGGTGCTGATTGAGCAGCCAAAGCTCCATGGCAGGCGGCTATATCAAATTAACCACCTGCAATTGAAAGTAACAGCCTCACATCCATTTCTTCAGGCCGCTGCGGACGGCCCTGCGTATGCAGCTATTGATCCCTGGGGATTGTTAGACGGTACACCGACTATCGGGCCAAAGGGAGCCGGAAAATTAGCCGTGGGAACCCTCCTTGCCGGGCATAACGGCAGTCGGCACCAAACAATATCCGTTGAGCGTATCACTACGGTTGAAGCTGCCCAGCACGACGACACCGAAGTCGTGTATGATCTGCTGCTGCAGAACTGGGAACGCGACCATCCATGTTATTATGTCGGTGGCCCCGATACCTTCCTGGCAGTTGAAGCGGAGACGGCAGACCCGTTATACGATCCGCTGATTACGGCAACGGTGGTATCGTCGATTCAAATGCTGATGGATGCATCCCGCGAAAGCCTTGGAAATCCCTATATTGAATTGCCGGCTATTTTCAATCAGATTGACTTTGATGATGTTGTTAATAAGGCCAAAGCCTCAGGACGGGTTCATGCGGGAGGAAAAACGAAGGAAAGACTTTCCATACCTAAACCTGAATTTTATATGCAGAACGGGAAATGGGACCATCATGCATCACTGCTGGAGTATTACATCGTTAAAATGTTCGGTAGAAGAATAGAAAAGGCGCTGCATGCCGGATGGCGCCATGATAGTTTGCCCAACTATCCGGGAGGCCACCTGATGGCCTGTGTGTACAGCATAGAATTATTGGGAGATATACTTGCGGGAAGCAAAAATTTGAGCATTATAGCAGAATATAAAGCAGCCAACACGCATGAAACAAAGAAACCCGATCCAATCGTTATTCCCATGGGTGAAAAGCCTGTATGGAAGCATCACGTTAACGAAACAGTCAAGCTTGGCAGGCTGTTGCCTTCAGCCAAGGAAGGGATATTAACGCTCTCGCTTACAGCAAATGGCAGTGAACTGGGACAATGCAGGATAGCCTGCCGGCACGATCACCAAAACCAGCCCAAAGCGGCGCATTTGTTGTTCGACAAATCGGGCGCGGTTATCGGCCGGTTGTTCGCTGACATGACCGTGCAAACGGGAACTGATGTTTACTTAGAACGTCAGGCCAAAAACAACTGGCAAAAGATCAACAAGGAATCCCTTGCCGTTGCATTAGGGAAGCAACTTGCGTACAACACTTTAGCAGGAATGGCTGCCGTGCGTTCTATTTAA
- a CDS encoding nucleotidyl transferase AbiEii/AbiGii toxin family protein, which translates to MCCGLSTFTLPSLFAGKMHVLLFRKWQNRVKGRDWYDLEWYIRKGVKLDLGHFLLRAKDSGNWTEGTITKEQFLQLLGDRINSVDFDSVKDDVVRFIADDSVLEIWGAKYFSDLIANLNDIEVVS; encoded by the coding sequence ATATGCTGTGGTTTATCCACCTTTACCTTGCCGAGCCTTTTTGCAGGAAAAATGCATGTGCTGTTGTTCCGCAAATGGCAGAACCGGGTCAAAGGCAGGGATTGGTACGACCTGGAATGGTATATCCGTAAAGGTGTAAAACTTGACCTGGGGCACTTCCTTTTGCGAGCGAAGGATAGCGGTAACTGGACCGAAGGAACGATCACCAAAGAACAGTTTCTGCAACTCTTGGGGGACAGGATCAACAGTGTGGATTTCGATAGCGTTAAGGATGATGTGGTACGCTTCATTGCAGATGACAGCGTTTTAGAAATCTGGGGGGCGAAATACTTCAGCGACCTCATCGCGAATTTGAATGATATAGAGGTTGTCTCATAA
- a CDS encoding polymorphic toxin type 50 domain-containing protein has translation MTLLSTTILGSIGSYPTLSTVLTVTYYDDYAFNGNPYTAFTNSSTTGVTGLSTGSKVAVLNADGTIGQMLWTVHGYDNFGRETIIVKQHYKGGSAGYNTGNMDITTTTYNFDDQINHSTFAHILAGISNPKVGVGTQYYYDHMGRQRQIWKVIWDESLPQPGGTLISQTDYNELGQVKTKHLHSPDNGVTFKQDINYTYNERGWLSAINNPSSLTATQLFGEQLTYNSGASPQYNGNIASMTWQTTVPTGLGLTQQLQSYAYYYDQLNRLLNANYTTTGAVGKFNERLDYDPMGNINHLWRTNTTTAGTYLNAFTYDYTTGGAGNKLWGVTDAGTAAQAGTYTYDGNGNVTKDTKNQVTAIAYNRLNLPATVTRTPGNISYVYDATGEKLQKIAGGITREYIDGIEYNNGTIEFVRTEDGRATPSGNTYLYEYYLKDHLGNTRAAIRQDGTISQVQDYYAFGMDMNPGNSYSASPLNNYKYNGKEKQETGDYDYGARFYDPGIARWTSIDPMSEVSRRFSPYNYGEDNPIRNIDPDGMIVADVAPNSAVPVETASFTLYGDAARKFFDQSKNSNKKKKHDPCCVIKKDHVATRKPNLIFISKNRTVLKEWPDKKAQEAFTRRTEEASSWAAIIMGMGDGVGKPSSEPLPEPASEPLSESSQSNTPSTSTSNEEKPYINAGKQGKHIEGHNNYIQGKSILTGDAEVLLNNYSDGNVKSIQKIDDVKTRVDFGQNIGYYIDPVTNTAQATTKGIVITSKTGAHIVPARP, from the coding sequence TTGACCCTGCTTTCGACGACGATCCTCGGTAGCATAGGCAGCTACCCCACATTAAGCACCGTACTTACCGTAACCTACTATGACGACTATGCGTTCAACGGCAATCCTTATACCGCGTTCACCAATTCATCGACCACCGGGGTAACAGGGCTCTCAACAGGCTCCAAAGTGGCGGTACTGAACGCTGACGGCACCATAGGACAAATGCTATGGACTGTACATGGCTACGATAACTTCGGCAGGGAAACTATTATCGTCAAGCAGCACTATAAGGGAGGCTCGGCAGGGTATAACACGGGGAACATGGACATTACCACCACTACCTACAACTTTGACGATCAAATCAATCACAGCACGTTCGCTCATATCCTCGCCGGTATAAGCAATCCGAAAGTCGGGGTCGGTACCCAATATTACTATGACCACATGGGGCGGCAACGGCAGATTTGGAAAGTGATCTGGGATGAGTCGCTACCACAGCCCGGCGGGACGCTTATCAGTCAGACAGACTACAACGAGCTTGGACAGGTAAAAACGAAACACCTGCACAGTCCGGACAATGGGGTAACTTTCAAGCAGGATATTAACTACACGTACAACGAACGAGGCTGGCTATCGGCCATCAATAACCCCAGTTCGCTGACCGCTACACAGCTTTTCGGGGAGCAACTTACCTATAATAGCGGAGCCTCTCCTCAATATAATGGCAACATTGCAAGCATGACATGGCAAACAACTGTGCCGACAGGGCTTGGGCTAACCCAGCAATTGCAAAGTTATGCTTATTACTATGACCAATTAAACAGGTTATTGAATGCAAATTATACGACAACAGGGGCAGTCGGCAAATTCAATGAACGACTGGATTATGACCCGATGGGAAACATTAACCATCTGTGGCGTACCAATACGACGACTGCCGGTACATACCTAAACGCCTTTACCTATGACTACACCACTGGCGGCGCTGGTAACAAATTATGGGGTGTGACAGATGCGGGTACAGCCGCACAGGCTGGAACCTATACCTATGATGGCAATGGCAATGTGACGAAAGATACAAAAAATCAAGTAACTGCCATTGCCTATAATCGATTGAACTTACCCGCGACCGTAACCCGCACACCGGGCAATATCAGTTATGTGTATGATGCTACGGGCGAAAAACTGCAAAAGATAGCCGGGGGCATTACGAGAGAATATATAGACGGGATAGAATACAACAACGGCACTATAGAATTTGTCAGAACAGAGGACGGCCGCGCAACACCGAGCGGCAATACTTACTTATATGAGTATTACCTGAAAGATCATCTGGGCAATACGCGGGCTGCGATCAGGCAGGACGGAACGATCAGCCAGGTACAGGATTATTACGCATTCGGCATGGACATGAATCCCGGCAATTCTTATTCCGCGTCTCCGCTGAATAATTACAAATACAACGGCAAGGAGAAGCAAGAAACCGGTGATTACGATTATGGTGCGCGGTTCTATGATCCTGGTATTGCACGATGGACGAGCATTGATCCTATGTCCGAAGTTAGCAGGCGATTTAGTCCCTACAATTACGGTGAGGATAATCCGATTAGAAATATCGACCCCGATGGGATGATTGTTGCAGATGTTGCTCCTAATAGTGCCGTTCCTGTAGAAACAGCAAGTTTTACCTTGTACGGGGATGCGGCAAGGAAATTTTTTGATCAATCAAAAAATTCGAACAAAAAAAAGAAACATGATCCTTGCTGTGTAATAAAGAAAGATCATGTTGCCACCCGCAAACCCAATCTAATATTTATTAGCAAGAACAGAACAGTTTTAAAAGAATGGCCTGATAAGAAGGCACAGGAAGCATTTACACGGCGAACCGAAGAGGCTTCGTCTTGGGCTGCTATTATAATGGGCATGGGGGACGGAGTAGGGAAACCTTCTTCTGAACCTTTGCCAGAGCCTGCTTCTGAACCTCTATCGGAATCGAGCCAATCGAATACCCCAAGCACCTCTACCAGTAATGAAGAAAAACCATATATTAACGCCGGAAAGCAAGGAAAGCATATTGAAGGGCACAATAACTACATCCAGGGTAAAAGTATATTAACAGGAGATGCTGAAGTGCTATTAAACAATTATTCTGATGGCAATGTAAAGTCGATTCAAAAAATCGACGACGTCAAAACAAGGGTAGATTTTGGCCAAAATATTGGATATTATATCGATCCCGTAACCAATACAGCACAGGCTACAACAAAAGGAATAGTAATAACAAGTAAAACCGGGGCACACATTGTGCCGGCAAGACCATAA